The Patescibacteria group bacterium genome window below encodes:
- a CDS encoding RelA/SpoT family protein yields the protein MITIDDLIQKIKFYAPNADLDLVRLAFDYAKKAHNGQKRLSGEPYINHPLATAMNLAEMKLHQDIIIAGLLHDIPEETRPENPEISIREIKHNFGEEVAFMVRGITKLGKIKYRGMERYLENLRKMFIAMAEDVRVIFIKFADRLHNLETLEAQPSAKQKRIAMETMEIYAPIANRLGMGEIKGRLEDLSFPHLYPKDFEKLRKEVAPRYKAKEEYLKKIRVKLLKTIANFSLGAPGEKSSEQRIKVYSIHGRTKRLWSIHKKLQQKGYDDLSKIYDLVALRVIVETVAECYTVLGIIHQLWKPLKGRIKDYIAQPKPNGYQSLHTTVFCDDGEIVEFQIRTKKMHEEAEFGIASHWYYDEKGSMPVAKDLKWVKELTRWKKEFEENQRYLESLKIDVFQNRIFVFTPKGDVIDLPENSTPVDFAYTLHSDLGDKCAGAKINEQMTKLDTKLQSGDVVEIIIDKNRKTPSSDWLKFVKTNAARHKIKSRLKTK from the coding sequence ATGATAACGATTGACGATTTAATCCAAAAAATTAAATTCTACGCGCCAAATGCCGACCTAGATTTGGTGCGCTTAGCTTTTGATTACGCCAAAAAAGCGCACAACGGACAAAAGCGACTTTCCGGCGAACCATATATTAATCACCCGCTTGCCACGGCCATGAATTTAGCGGAAATGAAATTACATCAAGATATTATCATCGCCGGTCTCCTGCACGATATCCCCGAAGAAACTCGTCCGGAAAACCCGGAAATCTCTATCCGAGAAATAAAACACAACTTTGGCGAAGAAGTGGCTTTCATGGTCCGCGGAATTACTAAACTAGGAAAAATAAAATATCGCGGCATGGAACGGTATTTAGAAAATTTGCGCAAAATGTTTATAGCTATGGCCGAAGATGTCCGAGTGATTTTCATCAAATTCGCTGATCGGCTGCATAATTTGGAAACGCTTGAAGCCCAGCCATCGGCAAAACAAAAACGCATTGCCATGGAAACAATGGAAATTTATGCCCCAATCGCAAACCGTCTCGGTATGGGTGAAATAAAAGGTCGTCTCGAAGATCTATCTTTTCCCCACCTTTATCCTAAAGATTTTGAAAAATTAAGAAAAGAAGTTGCGCCGCGCTACAAAGCCAAAGAAGAATATTTGAAAAAAATAAGGGTAAAACTTTTAAAAACCATTGCCAATTTTTCTTTAGGCGCACCAGGAGAAAAGAGCAGTGAACAGCGGATTAAAGTTTATTCGATCCACGGCCGAACCAAGCGTCTTTGGAGTATACATAAAAAATTACAGCAAAAAGGATATGACGATCTTTCAAAAATTTATGATTTAGTCGCCCTTCGAGTGATTGTGGAAACAGTGGCTGAATGCTACACGGTCTTGGGTATTATTCACCAATTATGGAAACCATTAAAAGGACGCATCAAGGACTATATCGCTCAACCAAAACCAAACGGCTATCAATCTCTTCACACTACAGTTTTTTGCGATGACGGTGAAATCGTGGAATTCCAAATCAGAACGAAAAAAATGCACGAAGAAGCCGAATTTGGTATTGCTTCGCACTGGTATTATGACGAAAAAGGATCAATGCCCGTTGCAAAAGATTTAAAATGGGTTAAAGAACTGACAAGGTGGAAAAAAGAATTTGAAGAGAATCAAAGATATTTAGAATCTTTAAAAATTGATGTTTTCCAAAACAGAATTTTTGTTTTCACGCCAAAAGGCGATGTTATTGATTTACCAGAAAATTCCACGCCGGTTGATTTCGCCTATACCCTACACTCTGATCTTGGAGACAAATGCGCTGGCGCTAAAATTAATGAGCAAATGACAAAACTTGATACAAAATTACAAAGTGGCGACGTCGTGGAAATTATAATTGATAAAAATAGAAAAACTCCTTCGTCCGATTGGCTGAAATTTGTAAAAACCAACGCCGCCCGGCATAAAATTAAAAGCCGACTGAAAACAAAGTAA
- a CDS encoding ParB/RepB/Spo0J family partition protein, with protein MSYGLGRGLNSLIPPKRIVQAFSSGAEAAPQGVRLVDVPVKNIRPNPKQPREDFGYQDLEDLINSIKEHGILQPLVVTKIDAENYELIAGERRYRAAKFLNLKTVPAIVRTAKDQEKLELALIENIQRKNLNPIEEGRAFQRLMDEFNLTQEEVAVRVGKSRPVIANTLRLLSLPEEILQALRSGKIKESHGRTLLSLPDEKSQLKYFSKILKNEMTVRDTESAVKKVKGVRQRKVDPALAAKEELLRGVFGTKVEIKKRGAKGQIIIHFYSDEEYSDIIKKISKR; from the coding sequence ATGTCATATGGTCTGGGCAGAGGACTAAATTCATTAATTCCTCCAAAAAGAATAGTTCAAGCGTTTTCTTCCGGAGCTGAAGCGGCGCCACAGGGTGTTCGCCTCGTTGACGTTCCTGTGAAAAACATCCGGCCGAATCCGAAACAGCCGCGCGAAGATTTTGGCTATCAGGATTTGGAGGATTTGATAAATTCCATCAAGGAACATGGGATTTTGCAGCCCCTTGTCGTCACAAAAATTGACGCAGAAAACTATGAGTTAATCGCCGGCGAACGCCGTTACCGCGCCGCGAAATTTTTGAATTTGAAAACTGTACCGGCGATTGTCCGGACAGCCAAGGATCAGGAAAAATTAGAGCTGGCTTTAATTGAAAATATCCAACGGAAAAATTTAAATCCGATTGAAGAGGGCAGGGCATTTCAAAGATTGATGGATGAATTTAATTTAACACAGGAAGAAGTAGCAGTAAGAGTTGGTAAAAGTCGGCCAGTTATTGCCAATACTTTGCGTTTGCTTAGTTTGCCGGAAGAAATTTTACAAGCGCTCCGAAGTGGAAAGATAAAAGAAAGCCACGGTCGCACACTTTTGTCTTTACCCGACGAGAAATCACAATTAAAATATTTTTCTAAAATTTTGAAAAATGAAATGACTGTCCGCGACACAGAGAGCGCGGTAAAAAAAGTAAAAGGAGTGAGACAAAGAAAAGTTGATCCGGCACTCGCGGCTAAAGAAGAATTATTACGCGGTGTTTTCGGGACAAAGGTGGAAATAAAGAAAAGAGGCGCGAAAGGCCAAATAATAATTCATTTTTATAGTGATGAAGAATATAGTGATATAATTAAAAAAATTTCCAAAAGATAA
- a CDS encoding AAA family ATPase yields the protein MAQIISIVNQKGGVGKTTTAVNLGAYLAHLGKFVLLVDMDPQANATSGLGIDHRNLEKGVYEAIAGASPFRNIIVNTPVQGYKVAPATVSLAGANVELVGADRREFRLYDALLEARNDFDYIIIDCPPSLGLLTINSLTAADHVFIPVQAEYYALEGLGQLLETIKLVQDNLKPDLKILGAVITMFDSRVGLSDAILKELYQYFPNKIFRSVIPRNVRLAEAPSHGLTILHYDDKSKGAKAYERLAREILEIKF from the coding sequence ATGGCTCAAATTATTTCTATTGTCAACCAAAAAGGCGGAGTGGGCAAAACGACGACTGCCGTAAATTTGGGCGCTTATTTGGCACACCTTGGAAAATTTGTTCTTCTCGTGGACATGGATCCGCAGGCCAATGCTACCTCTGGGCTTGGTATTGATCATCGCAATTTAGAAAAGGGTGTATATGAAGCCATTGCCGGGGCATCACCATTTAGAAATATTATTGTAAATACTCCTGTTCAGGGTTATAAAGTTGCTCCAGCCACGGTTTCTTTGGCCGGAGCGAACGTGGAACTTGTTGGTGCTGATAGGCGGGAATTTCGTCTATATGACGCTTTGCTTGAAGCACGCAATGATTTTGATTACATCATTATTGATTGCCCGCCGTCGCTTGGGCTTTTGACAATAAATAGTTTAACCGCGGCCGATCATGTTTTTATCCCAGTTCAGGCGGAGTATTACGCCCTGGAAGGGCTTGGTCAATTACTTGAAACAATTAAATTGGTCCAAGATAACCTCAAGCCGGATTTAAAAATTTTGGGCGCGGTCATTACTATGTTTGATAGCCGCGTCGGACTTTCGGACGCAATTTTAAAAGAGCTGTATCAATATTTTCCAAATAAAATTTTTCGGTCGGTTATTCCGAGAAACGTCAGATTAGCCGAGGCCCCATCTCATGGTTTAACGATTTTGCATTATGATGATAAAAGCAAGGGAGCTAAAGCATATGAAAGATTGGCGCGAGAAATTTTGGAAATTAAATTTTAA